In one Spirosoma rigui genomic region, the following are encoded:
- a CDS encoding DUF2141 domain-containing protein, producing MLILLSLLNLFLSPPTPSTPNGKTNLRVDIQNVRVVKGTVYIALFTPGKDFPEGKPLEGKKLYVGSKSLHTTFSVEPGDYAIAVYHDENDNGKMDTRMFGIPKEPYGFSNNFKPVMSAPKFSDCQFSVGDGGKSISIKLI from the coding sequence ATGCTCATTTTGCTCTCGCTCCTCAACCTGTTCCTTTCTCCTCCCACTCCTTCGACTCCCAATGGCAAAACCAACCTCCGGGTTGACATTCAGAATGTTCGGGTTGTGAAGGGTACTGTCTATATCGCGCTGTTCACCCCTGGCAAAGATTTTCCCGAAGGGAAACCCCTGGAAGGGAAAAAACTGTATGTAGGCAGCAAAAGCCTCCACACTACCTTTTCGGTAGAACCGGGCGATTACGCAATTGCGGTGTATCACGATGAGAACGACAACGGCAAAATGGATACACGGATGTTTGGTATTCCTAAGGAACCCTACGGATTCAGTAATAATTTCAAACCTGTCATGTCGGCTCCCAAGTTCAGCGATTGCCAGTTCAGCGTTGGCGACGGTGGCAAATCCATCAGCATTAAACTGATCTGA